The window CGCCGACGTCCATGGGACCGCCATCCTCAGTCTTGAGCCGGGTGATCTCGGTGACAGCGTCGCCGGTGACCAGGCGGGCGTTCCAGTCGACCGCGCTGGTCGTCGAGGAGAACACCACCTTCGGCATGTCCCGCCAGCGGCGGGCGAACTCGATCTGTGCCGGTGTGGCGCCTGGCTGCTGGTCGGCGGTCGGCCAGTGGGAGCTCATCGTCTCCCACAGTTTCCGCCCGTACAGCGCGAGTCCTGTCGCCCCCACCCGGTCGGACCACCACTGGAACAGCTCGTCGCTCGGCACGCTCCAGCCGAGGTCGTCGCCGGGCGCGGCGATGTAACCGTCCAGGCTCAGGTTCATGCCAAAGGTCAGTTTCCGCATGGCGTCAGCCTCCCGTGGGTCGGTTTTCGGCGTACAGACCAACACGGCGCGGAAAATTCATCGTTCAGACCTCGCCGAGGGCCGGTTG is drawn from Mycobacteriales bacterium and contains these coding sequences:
- a CDS encoding dihydrofolate reductase family protein — encoded protein: MRKLTFGMNLSLDGYIAAPGDDLGWSVPSDELFQWWSDRVGATGLALYGRKLWETMSSHWPTADQQPGATPAQIEFARRWRDMPKVVFSSTTSAVDWNARLVTGDAVTEITRLKTEDGGPMDVG